A DNA window from Pontimonas salivibrio contains the following coding sequences:
- the rpsL gene encoding 30S ribosomal protein S12 — protein MPTIQQLVRKGRTPKVSKTKAPALRGNPQQRGVCTRVYTTTPKKPNSALRKVARVKLSNGTEVTAYIPGEGHNLQEHSMVLVRGGRVKDLPGVRYKIVRGSLDTQAVKNRKQSRSRYGAKK, from the coding sequence GTGCCAACGATTCAACAGCTGGTGCGCAAAGGGCGCACGCCGAAGGTCTCTAAGACCAAGGCGCCAGCATTGCGGGGAAACCCCCAACAGCGCGGTGTGTGCACCCGCGTGTACACCACGACCCCGAAGAAGCCTAACTCTGCGCTTCGCAAGGTCGCTCGTGTGAAGCTTTCCAACGGTACGGAAGTGACCGCCTACATCCCCGGTGAGGGCCACAACCTGCAGGAGCACTCGATGGTGCTCGTTCGCGGTGGACGTGTGAAAGACCTCCCCGGTGTGCGCTACAAAATCGTGCGTGGTTCGCTCGACACCCAGGCAGTGAAAAACCGTAAGCAGAGCCGTAGCCGTTATGGAGCGAAGAAGTAA
- a CDS encoding prepilin peptidase: MVLFFLGNILLVPVLFRLTWWDQFTHRLPDAWTLPALGVSALALMLLGTTQEVTPAAHSAGLAMAITVLVLWLLSEAPGHPLGFGDVKLGAVLSLHLGIHHWGLVGPWLAFAFVVGGLHALWLISRRVLKGNDMLAFGPYMVMAWLVVLASVGAGNGGMVT, encoded by the coding sequence GTGGTTCTGTTTTTTCTGGGAAACATTCTGCTGGTGCCCGTCCTCTTTCGGCTCACCTGGTGGGATCAGTTCACCCACCGGCTCCCCGACGCCTGGACGTTGCCTGCCCTTGGTGTCAGCGCATTGGCCCTGATGCTACTGGGCACAACCCAGGAGGTCACCCCCGCAGCTCACTCTGCCGGGCTCGCGATGGCGATCACCGTTCTTGTGTTGTGGCTCCTCTCGGAAGCGCCGGGGCACCCTTTGGGCTTTGGGGATGTGAAGCTCGGTGCGGTCCTTTCCCTGCACTTGGGAATTCATCATTGGGGTTTGGTGGGGCCCTGGTTGGCATTCGCCTTCGTAGTCGGTGGGTTACACGCGCTGTGGCTTATCAGCCGCCGAGTCCTCAAAGGCAACGACATGTTGGCATTCGGGCCCTACATGGTGATGGCCTGGTTAGTGGTGTTGGCCAGTGTGGGGGCGGGGAATGGGGGGATGGTCACTTGA
- a CDS encoding spermidine synthase: MPTPTAYPEVILEHSGYTAQLIPDRYVPGGFVLSVDGVAQSQVTPGRPELLTFEYIRRIGNLIDLLAPAGQPLSALHLGAGALTLPRYLAHTRPGSRSQVIEWEKNLIDFVREHLPWDSRWSIRVRYGDARDVVATLPAGLHGALDLIVVDLFSGNQTPSHLTTKEFYALLVPLLRPTGVIALNLVDGRGSSFAKAQAVTLRSLFGFVGAYGEAGVVRGRRFGNMVMVATRDSTEPDWWPELIRRGPHPTGSLAGEKLERFSHGVPPQLDAQPMESPTLSQAFLPGASD, translated from the coding sequence GTGCCCACCCCCACCGCCTATCCCGAGGTGATTCTCGAACACAGCGGATATACGGCACAACTGATACCCGACCGCTATGTCCCCGGTGGCTTTGTCTTAAGCGTTGACGGGGTCGCACAATCTCAAGTAACTCCTGGGCGTCCAGAGCTACTCACCTTCGAATACATCCGGCGAATCGGCAACCTTATTGACCTTCTTGCCCCAGCCGGTCAACCGCTGTCGGCTCTGCACCTGGGCGCTGGGGCTCTCACACTGCCGCGCTACCTTGCCCACACCAGACCCGGCTCGCGCTCCCAAGTAATCGAGTGGGAAAAAAACCTGATCGACTTTGTCCGAGAACACTTACCGTGGGATTCTCGCTGGAGTATTCGGGTGCGTTACGGCGACGCGAGAGACGTCGTCGCCACGCTACCTGCCGGCCTCCACGGCGCACTTGACCTCATCGTGGTGGACCTTTTTTCGGGAAATCAGACTCCCAGTCACCTCACCACGAAAGAGTTTTATGCGTTACTGGTGCCTCTTCTGAGGCCCACGGGTGTGATCGCACTCAACCTGGTCGATGGTCGGGGAAGTAGTTTCGCCAAAGCCCAAGCGGTCACCCTTCGTTCCCTTTTTGGTTTCGTCGGCGCCTACGGCGAAGCCGGGGTGGTCCGGGGTAGGCGCTTTGGCAACATGGTGATGGTCGCCACAAGGGATTCCACCGAGCCGGACTGGTGGCCGGAGTTGATTCGCCGTGGGCCCCACCCCACCGGATCTTTAGCCGGAGAGAAGCTGGAGCGCTTTTCCCACGGTGTCCCCCCACAGCTTGATGCCCAGCCGATGGAGTCTCCGACGCTTTCTCAGGCTTTCCTTCCCGGCGCATCCGACTAG
- the rpoC gene encoding DNA-directed RNA polymerase subunit beta' — translation MLEATTFDEIRIGLATSENIRGWSYGEVKKPETINYRTLKPEKDGLFGEQIFGPSRDWECACGKYKRVRFKGIVCERCGVEVTKSSVRRERMGHIELAAPVTHIWYFKGVPSRLGYLLDMAPKDLEKVIYFAAYMIIRVDTDARHREKPELEKELRQEIGVLEKERDAALAERMTELEQELAELEAAAAKADQKRRADDAGKKELASIRKSYDDDIAHLERVWEEFISLQVGDLKAEDAIFQDVQDRYGMFFDSHMGAEAIQRRLEDFDLQAEADILHDEIQNGKGQRKIRAIKRLKVVNSFLQTGASPASMVLEVVPVIPPELRPMVQLDGGRFATSDLNDLYRRVINRNNRLRRLLDLGAPEIIVNNEKRMLQEAVDALFDNGRRGRPVTGTNNRALKSLSDMLKGKQGRFRQNLLGKRVDYSGRSVIVVGPQLRLHQCGLPKLMALELFKPFVIKRLMDIGHSSNIKNAKRMVERSRPEVWDVLEEIIRERPVLLNRAPTLHRLGIQAFEPQLVEGKAIQLHPLVCAAFNADFDGDQMAVHLPLSVEAQAEARVLMLASNNILKPSDGRPVTVPTQDMIIGLHHLTSVRKEAAGEGRMFSSVAEAIMAMDRGELHLNSVVKIRIENVHLSPRKQPEGFVQGSTMIRETTLGRALFNELLPEDYYWVEAVIDKSRVSELVNDLAERYPKVVVADTLDKIKDAGFHWATRSGVTVALSDVPRPPQKDAIVAKYEKQAAKVDAQFEKGLISDQERRRELVELWSAGTKEVNDAMREVFEEGNTINRMVTSGARGNWLQVGNIAGMRGLVSNPRGEVIARPIISSYREGLSVAEYFIATHGARKGLADTALRTADSGYLTRRLVDVSQDVIIREEDCGTTKGITFPIAHQDSEGSWVRSDNVENEVFARNLAQDAVDAKGTVVAQAGADVGDVLIDELVTAGVHEISVRSVLVCESHVGVCAACYGRSLASGTAVDLGEAVGIIAAQSIGEPGTQLTMRTFHTGGSASADDITQGLPRVAELFEARTPKGASPIAEADGRISIEETDTQYKITLTPDNGDEEVLHTVSKRMSLLVADGDHVELGAQLHEGPVDPKEVLRVKGVRAVQEHLVGGVQGVYGSQGVPIHDKHIEVIVRQMLRKVTVVDHGETRLLPGELVDRTRYNQINRESLTEGKKTASARQEVMGITKASLATESWLSAASFQETTRVLTEAAMQGKRDPLVGLKENVIIGKLIPAGTGLSRYRNIQVEPTEEARAEHYPARLFSEDDAFGSADDLSFVDFEAFSTEDGTQKDNYS, via the coding sequence GTGCTGGAAGCAACCACGTTTGACGAAATCCGCATCGGTTTGGCCACCTCGGAGAACATCCGCGGCTGGTCCTACGGTGAGGTGAAAAAGCCCGAAACCATCAACTACCGGACGCTGAAGCCGGAAAAGGATGGTCTCTTCGGTGAACAGATTTTCGGCCCCTCGCGGGACTGGGAGTGTGCCTGTGGCAAGTACAAGCGCGTCCGGTTCAAAGGAATCGTCTGTGAGCGCTGTGGCGTAGAGGTCACCAAGTCCTCGGTGCGTCGTGAGCGCATGGGCCACATCGAACTGGCTGCCCCTGTGACCCACATTTGGTACTTCAAGGGTGTGCCCAGCCGTTTGGGTTACCTGCTCGACATGGCACCGAAAGACCTTGAGAAGGTCATTTATTTCGCCGCGTACATGATCATTCGGGTGGACACTGACGCCCGTCACCGCGAAAAGCCCGAACTGGAAAAAGAACTCCGCCAAGAAATTGGTGTGCTCGAAAAAGAGCGCGACGCAGCACTCGCTGAGCGCATGACCGAGCTGGAACAGGAACTGGCTGAACTGGAAGCCGCGGCGGCAAAAGCCGACCAGAAGCGCCGTGCCGACGATGCCGGGAAGAAAGAGCTGGCGTCAATCCGCAAAAGCTACGACGACGACATCGCACACCTCGAGCGGGTGTGGGAAGAGTTCATCAGCTTGCAGGTCGGTGACCTGAAAGCTGAAGACGCCATCTTCCAGGACGTCCAGGACCGCTACGGAATGTTCTTCGACTCCCACATGGGTGCCGAAGCCATCCAGCGTCGCCTCGAAGACTTCGACCTTCAGGCCGAGGCCGACATTCTGCACGACGAAATCCAAAACGGTAAAGGCCAGCGCAAGATCCGTGCGATTAAGCGCCTGAAGGTCGTGAACTCCTTCCTCCAAACGGGTGCCTCACCGGCATCCATGGTGTTGGAAGTTGTCCCGGTGATCCCACCGGAGCTTCGCCCCATGGTGCAGCTGGACGGTGGTCGCTTTGCGACCAGCGATCTCAACGACCTGTACCGCCGCGTGATTAACCGCAACAACCGTCTGCGTCGTCTGCTTGACCTCGGTGCACCCGAGATCATCGTGAACAACGAAAAGCGGATGCTGCAGGAAGCCGTTGACGCCCTGTTCGACAACGGTCGTCGTGGTCGTCCCGTCACGGGAACCAACAATCGTGCCCTGAAGAGCCTCTCCGACATGCTGAAGGGCAAGCAGGGTCGTTTCCGCCAAAACCTGTTGGGTAAGCGCGTGGACTACTCGGGCCGTTCGGTCATTGTGGTCGGTCCGCAGCTGAGACTGCACCAGTGTGGTTTGCCCAAACTGATGGCGTTGGAGCTGTTCAAGCCTTTCGTGATCAAGCGCCTGATGGACATTGGGCACTCCAGCAACATCAAAAACGCCAAGCGCATGGTGGAGCGCTCACGCCCCGAGGTCTGGGACGTGTTGGAAGAGATCATTCGTGAGCGGCCCGTGTTGCTGAACCGCGCCCCCACGCTTCACCGCCTGGGTATTCAAGCGTTTGAGCCACAACTGGTCGAGGGTAAAGCGATTCAGCTTCACCCCTTGGTCTGTGCGGCGTTCAACGCTGACTTCGACGGTGACCAGATGGCTGTTCACCTTCCACTCTCCGTGGAAGCGCAAGCAGAAGCCCGCGTGTTGATGCTGGCCTCGAACAACATCCTGAAGCCCTCCGACGGTCGCCCCGTCACCGTGCCCACCCAGGACATGATCATTGGTCTGCACCACTTGACCTCGGTGCGCAAAGAGGCCGCGGGCGAAGGCCGCATGTTCTCGTCGGTCGCTGAAGCCATCATGGCGATGGACCGGGGCGAGCTTCACCTGAACTCTGTGGTGAAAATTCGTATCGAGAACGTTCACCTCTCGCCGCGGAAGCAGCCAGAAGGATTCGTCCAAGGTTCGACCATGATTCGGGAAACCACTCTCGGTCGTGCACTGTTCAACGAACTTCTTCCCGAGGACTACTACTGGGTGGAAGCCGTCATTGACAAGTCGCGGGTATCCGAGTTGGTCAACGACTTGGCTGAGCGCTACCCCAAAGTGGTTGTGGCGGACACCCTGGACAAGATCAAAGACGCCGGCTTCCACTGGGCCACTCGCTCCGGTGTGACCGTCGCGTTGAGCGATGTCCCGCGTCCTCCGCAGAAGGACGCCATTGTTGCCAAGTATGAAAAGCAGGCGGCAAAGGTCGACGCACAGTTTGAAAAGGGTCTGATTTCTGACCAGGAGCGTCGTCGTGAACTCGTGGAACTCTGGAGTGCGGGCACCAAAGAAGTGAACGATGCGATGCGTGAGGTCTTCGAAGAGGGCAACACGATTAACCGCATGGTGACTTCTGGTGCTCGTGGTAACTGGCTGCAGGTGGGAAACATCGCCGGTATGCGTGGACTGGTGTCCAACCCCCGTGGTGAGGTCATTGCCCGTCCGATTATTTCCAGCTACCGCGAAGGCCTCAGTGTGGCCGAGTACTTCATCGCGACACACGGTGCGAGAAAGGGTCTTGCCGACACCGCTCTTCGTACTGCTGACTCCGGTTACCTGACCCGTCGACTCGTCGACGTGTCGCAGGATGTCATCATTCGCGAAGAAGACTGTGGCACCACCAAGGGCATTACGTTCCCCATCGCTCACCAAGACAGCGAAGGTAGCTGGGTGCGCTCGGACAACGTCGAAAACGAAGTGTTCGCCAGGAACCTCGCTCAGGACGCCGTCGATGCCAAAGGCACCGTCGTCGCACAAGCGGGTGCCGACGTGGGCGATGTGCTCATCGACGAACTGGTCACAGCCGGTGTGCACGAGATTTCGGTGCGCTCTGTATTGGTCTGTGAATCGCACGTCGGTGTGTGCGCGGCCTGCTACGGTCGCTCGCTCGCCAGTGGTACCGCGGTTGACCTCGGTGAAGCGGTCGGAATTATCGCCGCCCAGTCGATTGGTGAACCGGGAACCCAGCTCACCATGCGTACCTTCCACACCGGTGGTTCCGCTTCTGCCGACGACATCACCCAGGGTCTTCCCCGGGTGGCGGAGTTGTTTGAAGCGCGTACCCCCAAGGGTGCAAGCCCCATTGCGGAAGCTGATGGCCGGATCTCCATTGAAGAGACTGACACCCAGTACAAGATCACCCTCACTCCGGATAACGGCGACGAAGAGGTCTTGCACACTGTCTCGAAGCGCATGAGCTTGCTGGTTGCCGACGGCGACCACGTGGAACTGGGTGCTCAACTGCACGAAGGCCCTGTCGACCCGAAGGAAGTTCTTCGGGTTAAGGGTGTCCGCGCGGTGCAGGAGCACTTGGTCGGCGGAGTTCAGGGTGTGTATGGGTCCCAGGGTGTGCCGATCCACGACAAGCACATTGAGGTCATCGTGCGCCAAATGCTGCGCAAGGTCACCGTTGTGGATCACGGTGAAACGAGGCTGTTGCCCGGTGAACTGGTGGATCGCACCCGATACAACCAAATCAACCGTGAGTCACTGACCGAAGGCAAGAAGACTGCCTCCGCGCGTCAGGAAGTCATGGGAATCACCAAAGCGTCACTGGCAACCGAATCGTGGCTTTCCGCGGCCTCCTTCCAGGAGACCACACGGGTCCTCACCGAAGCGGCCATGCAAGGAAAGCGCGATCCGCTAGTGGGCCTCAAAGAGAACGTCATCATCGGAAAGCTCATTCCTGCCGGAACGGGACTGTCGCGCTACCGCAACATTCAGGTGGAGCCCACCGAAGAAGCCAGGGCGGAGCACTACCCCGCGCGCCTCTTCAGCGAAGACGACGCGTTCGGATCGGCAGACGACTTGTCGTTTGTTGACTTCGAAGCGTTTAGCACCGAAGACGGAACTCAGAAAGACAACTACAGCTAA
- the rpsG gene encoding 30S ribosomal protein S7: MPRKGPAPKRPVVADPVYNSPVVTQLVNKILVQGKKGLAEGIVYGALEGVSAKTGQEPVEVLRKALDNVRPTLEVRSRRVGGSTYQVPVEVKPHRANTLALRWLVSYARSRREKTMTERLTNEILDASNGLGAAVKRREDTHKMAESNKAFAHYRW, translated from the coding sequence ATGCCAAGAAAAGGTCCCGCACCCAAGCGTCCCGTTGTTGCCGATCCGGTATACAACTCCCCAGTTGTCACGCAGCTGGTCAACAAGATTCTCGTCCAGGGTAAAAAAGGTCTGGCTGAGGGAATCGTCTACGGCGCCCTCGAAGGCGTCTCGGCGAAGACCGGCCAGGAGCCTGTTGAAGTGTTGCGTAAAGCGCTCGACAACGTCCGCCCGACCCTCGAAGTTCGCTCACGCCGCGTGGGTGGTTCGACCTACCAGGTACCCGTCGAGGTGAAGCCCCACCGGGCGAACACCCTGGCGCTGCGCTGGTTGGTTAGCTATGCCCGCTCACGTCGTGAAAAGACGATGACTGAGCGTTTGACCAACGAGATTCTCGACGCATCAAACGGCCTCGGTGCCGCCGTGAAGCGTCGCGAGGACACCCACAAGATGGCCGAATCCAACAAGGCCTTCGCCCACTACCGCTGGTAA
- a CDS encoding SprT-like domain-containing protein, which translates to MAELQRVEVWADALIRLHLDSSWSFHFDHAKTRFGQCDHKHKRISVSRHLSVKATDDEVHQVLLHEVAHAVAGVRAGHGPAWMRIARELGYEGGRTHDSPAATEHAKWLGLCPTGHEIIRFRRPSKPTSCALCSRRFNPDYLITWHDRRAMA; encoded by the coding sequence ATGGCGGAGCTACAGCGGGTGGAAGTGTGGGCGGATGCACTCATTCGACTTCACCTGGATTCGTCGTGGAGTTTTCATTTCGATCACGCCAAGACACGTTTTGGTCAGTGTGACCACAAACACAAACGTATTTCCGTCTCACGGCATTTAAGCGTCAAAGCCACCGATGACGAAGTCCACCAGGTTCTTCTTCACGAAGTCGCCCACGCTGTTGCTGGGGTGAGGGCCGGACATGGTCCGGCGTGGATGCGTATTGCTCGGGAGCTGGGCTATGAGGGCGGCCGCACTCATGACAGTCCGGCTGCTACCGAGCACGCAAAATGGTTAGGGCTGTGCCCTACGGGACACGAAATTATCCGTTTCCGGCGGCCCTCAAAACCCACATCGTGCGCGCTGTGCAGCAGGCGGTTTAACCCCGACTACCTGATCACCTGGCACGACCGTCGCGCTATGGCGTGA
- the rpoB gene encoding DNA-directed RNA polymerase subunit beta: protein MASARSHTASTPKNGRVAPRLSFAKISDTISVPDLLALQTESFDWLVGNDAWAARLKEAEATGAPVSSTQSGLEAIFEEISPIEDNGETMQLSFTNPYLEEEKYSIDECKERGKTYAAPLYVEAEFMNHQTGEIKTQTVFMGDFPLMTERGTFIINGTERVVVSQLVRSPGVYFERELDKQTDKEIHSVRVIPSRGAWLEFEVDKRDQVGVRIDRKRKQSVTIFLKALGLTTEDIQKEFAGFDSILETLERDTILTKEEALKDIYRKLRPGEQVAAEAARLLLDNFFFNQKRYDLARVGRYKINRKLGMDKDLDVSVLTVEDIVQTIRYLVALHEGRATLDGVRGGKKVELRLDTDDIDHFGNRRIRAVGELIQNQVRTGLSRMERVVRERMTTQDIEAITPQTLINVRPVVASIKEFFGTSQLSQFMDQNNPLSGLTHKRRLSALGPGGLSRERAGVEVRDVHPSHYGRMCPIETPEGPNIGLIGSLASFARINAFGFIETPYRKVKNAKVTKTIDYLTATDEDDFIVAQAGTPLNVDGTFADDKVLVRKKGGEVELVTPDVVDYVDVSPRQMVSVATSLIPFLEHDDANRALMGANMQRQAVPLIRSESPLVGTGMESYSAVDAGDVIICEGSGVVTEVSADHCEVKLDKGGTKHYFLRKFDRSNQGTNYNQRVVVSVGDRVEEGEVIADGPATENGELALGKNLMVAFMSWEGYNFEDAIILSQNLVKDDTLSSIHIEEYEVDARDTKLGKEEITRDLPNVGPELLANLDERGIIRIGAEVRPGDILVGKVTPKGETELSAEERLLRAIFNEKSREVRDTSLKVPHGEQGTIIGVKVFDAEEGEDELGSGVNQRVVVYIAQKRKISEGDKLAGRHGNKGVIAKILPVEDMPFLEDGTPVDIILNPLGVPGRMNVGQVLEIHLGWVASQGWKISGNPAWAKNLPAEFKEVDPGTKLATPVFDGASEEEIVGLLESTKPNRDGTQLIGASGKAMLFDGRSGEPFPDPISVGYMYILKLHHLIDDKIHARSTGPYSMITQQPLGGKAQFGGQRFGEMEVWALEAYGASYALQELLTIKSDDILGRVKVYEAIVKGENIQEPGIPESFKVLMKEMQSLCLNVEVLASDGQAVSLKDSDDELYRAAEELGINISTRFESSSIDEI, encoded by the coding sequence TTGGCTTCTGCGCGTTCTCACACCGCATCCACCCCTAAGAACGGCCGAGTCGCCCCGCGACTCTCGTTCGCCAAAATCTCAGACACCATTTCGGTTCCGGATCTGCTGGCTTTGCAGACCGAGAGCTTCGATTGGCTTGTCGGTAATGACGCCTGGGCGGCGCGCCTGAAAGAGGCCGAAGCTACTGGCGCCCCCGTGTCGTCCACGCAGAGTGGTTTGGAGGCGATCTTTGAAGAGATTTCCCCCATTGAGGACAACGGCGAGACCATGCAGTTGTCGTTCACGAACCCTTACCTCGAAGAAGAGAAGTATTCGATCGACGAATGTAAGGAACGCGGCAAGACTTACGCGGCTCCCCTCTACGTCGAAGCCGAGTTCATGAACCACCAAACCGGTGAAATCAAAACCCAGACCGTCTTTATGGGCGACTTCCCGCTGATGACTGAGCGCGGAACATTCATCATTAACGGAACCGAACGTGTCGTCGTATCCCAGTTGGTGCGAAGCCCCGGAGTGTATTTCGAACGGGAGCTGGACAAGCAGACCGACAAAGAAATCCATTCCGTACGCGTTATCCCCAGCCGCGGTGCGTGGCTCGAATTTGAGGTCGACAAGCGCGACCAAGTGGGCGTGCGTATTGATCGCAAGCGCAAGCAGTCGGTCACCATCTTCTTGAAAGCCTTGGGACTCACCACCGAAGACATTCAAAAAGAATTTGCCGGATTCGATTCGATTCTTGAAACCCTCGAGCGCGACACCATCCTCACGAAAGAGGAAGCGCTGAAAGACATTTACCGCAAACTGCGTCCCGGCGAGCAGGTTGCCGCCGAAGCCGCCCGTTTGCTGTTGGACAACTTCTTCTTCAACCAGAAGCGCTATGACCTTGCCCGGGTCGGCCGCTACAAAATCAACCGCAAGTTGGGGATGGACAAAGACCTCGACGTGTCGGTACTCACCGTCGAAGACATCGTTCAAACCATTCGCTACCTCGTGGCACTCCACGAAGGTCGCGCGACCTTGGATGGGGTCCGCGGTGGCAAGAAAGTCGAACTGCGTCTCGACACAGACGACATTGACCACTTCGGTAACCGCCGTATTCGTGCCGTGGGTGAGTTGATTCAAAACCAGGTGCGCACCGGCCTGTCTCGGATGGAAAGAGTTGTTCGTGAGCGGATGACCACCCAAGACATCGAAGCGATCACGCCGCAAACACTAATTAACGTGCGTCCCGTGGTGGCCTCGATCAAAGAATTCTTTGGTACCAGCCAGCTCTCGCAGTTCATGGACCAAAACAACCCACTGTCTGGGCTCACCCATAAGCGCCGCCTGTCGGCGCTTGGACCCGGTGGTCTCAGCCGTGAACGGGCAGGGGTTGAGGTGCGCGACGTGCACCCCTCCCACTACGGACGTATGTGCCCCATCGAAACCCCGGAAGGCCCCAACATTGGTCTGATCGGTTCGCTGGCATCGTTTGCTCGAATCAACGCGTTTGGGTTCATTGAAACCCCTTATCGCAAGGTGAAAAACGCCAAAGTCACCAAGACCATTGATTACTTGACGGCAACCGATGAGGACGACTTCATCGTCGCCCAGGCAGGTACGCCGCTGAACGTGGATGGCACCTTCGCCGACGACAAAGTTCTGGTGCGTAAAAAAGGTGGCGAGGTCGAACTGGTCACTCCCGATGTCGTTGACTACGTTGACGTCTCGCCCCGCCAGATGGTGTCTGTCGCGACCTCGCTGATTCCCTTCCTGGAACACGATGACGCCAACCGCGCCCTGATGGGTGCGAACATGCAGCGCCAAGCAGTGCCGCTGATTCGCAGCGAGTCACCACTGGTCGGAACCGGTATGGAGTCCTACTCGGCTGTTGACGCCGGTGATGTCATTATCTGTGAGGGTTCCGGTGTGGTCACTGAGGTGTCTGCTGATCACTGTGAAGTGAAACTCGATAAGGGTGGAACAAAGCATTACTTCCTGCGCAAATTTGACCGCTCGAACCAGGGCACCAACTACAACCAGCGTGTTGTGGTGTCAGTGGGCGACCGTGTTGAAGAAGGCGAAGTGATTGCCGATGGTCCGGCCACCGAAAATGGTGAGCTCGCCCTGGGTAAGAACCTCATGGTCGCCTTCATGTCATGGGAGGGCTACAACTTCGAAGACGCGATCATCCTCAGCCAAAACTTGGTCAAGGACGACACTCTCTCCTCGATTCACATCGAAGAGTATGAAGTGGACGCCCGCGACACCAAGTTGGGTAAAGAGGAAATTACTCGCGACCTTCCCAACGTCGGCCCCGAGCTGCTCGCCAACCTCGACGAACGCGGAATCATCCGCATTGGTGCTGAGGTGCGACCCGGCGACATCCTCGTGGGTAAAGTCACCCCGAAGGGTGAAACTGAACTCTCCGCAGAGGAACGTCTGCTTCGCGCCATCTTCAACGAGAAGAGCCGTGAAGTGCGCGACACTTCGCTCAAGGTTCCACACGGTGAACAGGGCACCATCATTGGCGTCAAAGTATTTGACGCTGAAGAGGGTGAAGATGAACTCGGCAGTGGTGTCAACCAGCGTGTTGTGGTCTACATCGCCCAGAAGCGCAAAATCTCTGAGGGTGACAAACTCGCTGGCCGCCACGGAAACAAGGGTGTCATCGCGAAGATTCTTCCCGTTGAAGACATGCCCTTCCTGGAAGATGGCACACCCGTCGACATCATCTTGAACCCGCTGGGCGTTCCCGGCCGTATGAATGTGGGACAGGTGCTGGAAATCCACCTCGGTTGGGTGGCCAGTCAAGGGTGGAAGATTTCTGGAAACCCAGCGTGGGCAAAGAACCTACCCGCTGAGTTCAAAGAGGTCGACCCCGGAACCAAGCTAGCGACACCGGTGTTCGACGGTGCTAGCGAGGAGGAAATTGTGGGTCTCTTGGAGTCCACCAAACCCAACCGCGATGGCACACAGCTCATTGGCGCTTCGGGTAAAGCCATGCTTTTCGATGGCCGCTCAGGTGAACCATTCCCGGACCCGATCAGTGTGGGCTACATGTACATCCTGAAGCTCCACCACCTCATCGACGACAAGATTCACGCTCGCTCAACCGGGCCTTACTCGATGATTACTCAGCAGCCCCTCGGTGGTAAAGCTCAGTTCGGTGGTCAGCGCTTCGGGGAGATGGAAGTGTGGGCGCTGGAAGCCTACGGTGCGTCCTACGCACTGCAGGAGCTCCTCACCATCAAGTCCGATGACATCTTGGGCCGTGTGAAGGTCTACGAAGCCATCGTGAAGGGCGAGAACATCCAGGAGCCTGGTATTCCGGAGAGCTTCAAGGTGCTGATGAAAGAGATGCAGTCACTGTGTCTCAACGTCGAAGTGCTCGCCTCCGACGGTCAAGCCGTGTCGCTGAAAGACAGCGACGACGAGCTCTACCGCGCTGCCGAAGAACTCGGCATCAACATTTCCACCCGGTTTGAATCGTCGAGCATCGACGAAATCTAA